One Flavobacteriales bacterium genomic window, TTTTTTTGTTTCAGATACTGTTTTTATCTGTCGGATTTTTACTTGCCATGTGGTCCCGGGAAATAATACCGGTTCTTTACCGCAACAGTGCTTTTAAAGATGCGTATGTGTTTTCTACCATCATTTTTATGAGCTATGTGTATTTCCCGTTGTACTGGGGAAGCATAAACAAGCTCTACTATTCGGGCCAAACAACGTCACTTTGGAAAATAGCCTTTGTCCCGGGTATAGCAAATGTGATTCTCAATATCATATTTATTCCGTTTTTCGGCCCGATAGCCGCTTGTGTCACCACATTTTGCTGCTTAATGTACGTGGGTGTTTCAGGATACTACGTAAAAGCCTACAAAAAGCTTAACGACGTAAACTATCATCAAATCAAATGGTTGGCGGCCATTGTGCTGCTAACCATAACCGTTTTCCTTATTAAAGACATCGACGTTTCATATAAAATTGCAATAACACTGGGAACACTGGTTTTATTGGCATTGGGTTGGGGCAAGTACAAAAACAGGCTTGTCAACATCCTGGATTAACACGTTCTCCCTTAAAAACCAATTCGGTGCAGCTAAAATCCATTATACGAAATGATTACTTCAAGAATGTCTTTAAACTGGCAACAGGAAGCACTATCGCACAGGTAATGGCCATTGTAAGTGCACCTATTACCTACCGCATTTACAGCAAAGAGCACTATGGCACTTTGGGATTGTATATGGCTATTGTTGGCACCATTGGTGTTTTCAGCACACTGCAGTACAACCAAACCATTTTACTCGAAAAAAATGATACCGATTCCCATGTGGCACTGTGGCTTAACAGATTGTTGAACATTGGTATTAGCTTATTCTCACTTTTGTTGGTGCTTTTGCTGGGTGATTTTATTTGCTCCTTGCTGAACAACGAATCCTTAAAACCCTGGCTTTTGCTGGTTCCCATTTCCGTTTTTTTTAACGGCCAAAACGAGATAATGAGGGTGTATGCAAATCGAAAAAAAGAGTACAACCTGTTAACCACAAACACCGTTTTAATATCGCTTTTAGTTCCTTTTTTATCCATTAGCATCGGGTTAGTTCGCAATGATATTTTAGGGCTTTTTATTGCCTTGTTGGCCAGTCAGGTTTTGCCTTCAGTTATTTTATTATTTGTGTTGGGTAAACGTTATGGCATTAACAGCAGGCATTTTGATTTTTCGATAATTAAAAAGCTTGCCAAAAAAAACTGGAGATATCCTGCCTTTGTGCTTCCGTCGGAATTTATCAATAACTTTACCAACCAGCTTCCGGTTTTTATGATTAGTCGGTATCTGAATCCAGGAATGGTTGGGGTTTACAACTTATGCACCCGAATGT contains:
- a CDS encoding oligosaccharide flippase family protein; protein product: MGQVQKQACQHPGLTRSPLKTNSVQLKSIIRNDYFKNVFKLATGSTIAQVMAIVSAPITYRIYSKEHYGTLGLYMAIVGTIGVFSTLQYNQTILLEKNDTDSHVALWLNRLLNIGISLFSLLLVLLLGDFICSLLNNESLKPWLLLVPISVFFNGQNEIMRVYANRKKEYNLLTTNTVLISLLVPFLSISIGLVRNDILGLFIALLASQVLPSVILLFVLGKRYGINSRHFDFSIIKKLAKKNWRYPAFVLPSEFINNFTNQLPVFMISRYLNPGMVGVYNLCTRMLAMPINLITGAITEVFKQNASEEYHATGSCRPVFIKTLKLLSVIAIIPTLVILFTGPDLFAFVFGNEWRMAGEFARILIIMFAGKLIVSPLSYTFFIAHKMMEDFIWHVWMLVSNLFIFWFMFSLEYPINSVLLAFALNYASIYLIYIFRSYNFSVQDKSHL